From Zea mays cultivar B73 chromosome 3, Zm-B73-REFERENCE-NAM-5.0, whole genome shotgun sequence:
gccaatgttggccacttgtttttaaatgctatagatcaagaacaaggtaacacaattgttaatggttaaagaccttcgtcctacgaagatctttatttcctttcggatataatgatctttagacgaaggtcatgaaggatgtaccttcatcatctcagtatataagTATGAACATGAAtatcaatataaataagaatGTGAAAGAACATTAAAGAATGGAAGATGATGGTCAAATCTTCACAATTTATTTATATTCATATCCATATGTaagaattaacattaatgatatttataATACAATGGTACCTTCGACTCGTCAGAAGGTGAGAATGCAAAGATGACGCGAGagagattacaattcagcgtgaacagtatggtgttactgcTCATctgtttataggcacgggacgtagcccagaTAAGATTACATCCATACCCCTGACATTTACTCTTAATAATAATGCGAGTTAACAAGGACgaagtagtcttttcccccttAGGTCGGTTTTGTCCTTCATCCTTGCTATCATACCAAGCCGAAGATCCTTTAGCCATAGCTTCGGCGTCCATTCACGTTCCTTCGGGTTGTATCCTCATCACACACGCCTTTATCATGAGAGAActttcatcccaaagccgaagcttcttgaaacagtctatgtcatactgaaaacatatggttagtcacgtttttagaaccttcagaagaggaaacatgtggggtgaggtgtaagagcctctagttgatgaccaatggccacacaacccccatttttgtcgaaaatagccatgaatgactattttcaataaatCCGAAGGATAAaacctacatatttttgaccaagaattgagatttttgaccaataattgGTCTtgtctagaaatccaagaatgtgatctttggcaaggaaacatatgtggggtgaggtgaacgagcctctggtcgatgatcaatggccacacaacccctatttttgttgaaaatagcataaacgaccattttcaataatactgaaggctaacacctacgaattattgaccaagaaatggtcaccatcagaaatccaagaatgtgatctatggcaaggaaacatatgtggggtcaggtgtacgagcctctggtcattgatcaatggccacacaacccctatttttcgaaaatagcatgaacaaccattttcaataataccgaagggtaacacctacggatttttgaccaacaaatggtttccaccagaaatccaagaatgtgatctatggcaaggaaacatatgtggggtgaggtgtacgagcctctggtcgatgatcaatggccacacaaccccatttttgtcgaaaatagccatgaatgaccatttcaataataccgaaggctaacacctacaatttttgacctagaaatggtcggttggaatataaagaattcaaaacaatagatcacattttaaaccttaaatgacgtttctatgatattgagtgcattgtattcacatgagtgggtattagagtacaactagtggatgaagacgttactgggctagctaatgaccttttgtgataccaggtttcctataatcccctctattcaaggaatacctagatggtgtttatgtccactcaagtaaaacaccacacatcattatgccacatcgtttctcaaaataaaataaagaccatgggaaatttagccaaattacgtaagagatctgtccaaacaAAGGTTAAGGTTGTagggcacctttttccaccatacagttgctaaaaagttagaATATTGTAATATTTGCAATCATGGGTGAATGGTCTTTGGAAATGAACGAGTTCATCAAAACTCGACACCCCGAGTAAGTTATCTGATTGACTTACATATCTATCCGAGGCCTTGACGGCAAAGATTGGTGTACATGGGCCCGATAATTTGGTTGGGTTGTGACAGCTGGCGACGGTAGAGGCCGAGCCATCGGCTCCATCAGCGTCGGGGGAGGAGATGGGGATGTTGAAGAAGCCCTTTGACGGGGTGGGCGGGATGGCATGGGGTCGCAGACCTTGAGCACCACCGCCTCGTCAAACCCCATAGAGTGGAGCACCGTCTGCCTTGGTCGGTCGGGGTTGGAAAAGTCAGATCGGAGCGTGGTAGAGGAGACGACGGCACGTGGGCTGTCTCGGTGGGGGATGCGGCattcacgtggtcggggtgggcgTTGAGGGCACGCAACACGAACGCAAGGCGGGGGCATGGGGCGGGGCATGGAACAAACGCAGAGCGGGGGGCGAGGACGCGGGGCGGGCATCACGCGCGAGTTTTCCGGCGGGGATGACGAACAGGGGCGGAAGGGAGGAAGGTGGACGCAGGGCGGCAGTGGTGGCGAGGGCGTCGTGGGGCGGTGCTACGTCGTGGGGTGAGGCAGGAGTAGGCGGGGGCGTGGTGTCGCCTGCAACGCACGAGCAGACGAGAATGGTAGTGAGGCGGGGAGGACCATGGTTGGGTTTCCCTGGCGGGGATCGCAGCGGGGAAGGGGGCGTGTGAAAGACGGGAACAGGGGCATGGTGTAGTATGGACGTCCATAATagagtcttatagagtagtagagataataGCACAATTGATCAACAATTACAAGTCTAAACGGTTAGAATGAAACGGGGTAGCCATTAGAGATTTTCAGCGCGCAACCCGCGTAATCTGAGGTCCGTCGAAGGACAATATTGTGTAACTGTTTTTTTTTTTTGTTGAAATGTAGTATACAAATTAACTGCAGACAAATCTGAATTATTAGACGCAGACCGGATGTTTGTGAGGCGTTGCGTAAAAGCGGGCCCATTTAAATATCGACACGTTCCCACACATTTCTGCCCTTGGTCTGATCAACGTTGCGGACGACTGAACAGCAAGGACCAGCCAAGTAGCCTTTTCCGCTGGCCGGAGCATCTCTTCATTCCAAACCCACCCCGGAGAAGAATGCACCCGTCATCCGTGCCGTGCTACCAATGCAAAGGCACCCCAGCCCCGGCCATGCTGCCTCTAAGCTCAAGACGCGCTCACATTTTGTTTTTGGGACCAGACCCGGACCTGCCAGTCCGAGGTTTAAGCCACAGGAATCCACCCCCCACACGCATGGCACCGCCAGAGATCGTTCATGCCGCTGCGGCAAACCAGGCGGGCGCCAGCCATGGACCTCCTCGACTTCGACCTCGccgtgcaagtcacctgcccgcCCGAGCCCGGCGAGGACTTCGCCTTCGTCACCACCGAGACTGATGCCGCCTTCCTCGTCCTCGCCCACCTCTCTGGTACGCGCGCGGCATCCATCCTCCTCCGGTCCGTTGGCGTGTGAGCTCGCTTGCTTTGCTAATTGCTATGCTACTACCTTACCGGCGCTGTGAAGCTGACCGCGCGTTGCGTGCAGGCTACGCCAAGGATGAGATCCAGGTCCGCATCGGCGAGGCCGGCACGGAGGTGGCGGTCGCGTGCGCCAGGAAGGACGCGTTCACGGTGGAGGCGACGGCGGCGGGGAGGCTGCGCGTGGCGCACCGCCAGGTGGTGGAGGGGTTCCGCCGCGTGTTCGACGTGCCGCCGGGCGCCGATGTGGCCCGGATCACCGTCGGCTTCGAGGAGGACGACGGCCTGCTCGTCGTCATCTTGCCCAAGCTGCCGCGCCCGGACCCgctggacgacgacgacgacgacggccgcGGCGACGACGACGCTCGGCTCGACGTCGAGAGCGCCAGCTGCGTGGGGACCGACAGCGACAGCGGCGTTGACGTCGATGAGGAGCTCGACCTCGGCGACGAGGCGTGCAGCCTCGAGCTCGAGCACGAGGACTGGGTCGACGTCGAGTCGGAGTCGGAGCCCGAGCCGCCGCCGCGCGATGTGGCGGTGGAGACTCCGGTGCCGGTCGTCACGGATGTGGCGGTGGAGACTCCGGTGCCGATCGTCACAGGCGTAGCAGTGGAGACTCCGGTGCCGGTCGTGACGGATGTGGCCGTGGAGACTTTGGTGCCGGTGGTCACGGACGTGGCGGTGGAGACTCCCGTGGAGGTAGAGGAGGAAGACCGCGACGTCCCGGTGGAGACGCCGGtggaggtcgaggccgagccgcGGGTGGTCGACATCGAGTGCGACGTCGTGTTCGAGCCGCCGGCGGAGCCGGAGCCTCTGGTGGAGACGCCAATCGAAGTGCTCGGGCCGCCGCACCGCGAGCCCGAGCCGCCGGCCGACGTGCCGCAGCCTCCGGTGGACATACCGTGCGACGTGGAGTCTAAGCCAGAGCCTGCCGTCGTGCAGGAACCTGAGGAGCCAAAGCCGCCGCCGCCAGCGGAAGAAGAGCCACTGACGGAAGAAGAGCCACCCGTTGAGGCACCAACTGAAGAACCGGTGCAAGAGCCGCAGCGGGTCGAGGAACCTGTAGAAGAACCACCCGTTGAGGCGCCGGCTGAAGAACCGGTGCAAGAGCCGCAGCCGATCGaggcgccgacggaggaacctgtGCAGGAGCCACCCTTTGAGGAGCCGGTACAAGAGCAGCCACCCGTTCCCGTTGAGGCACCAACTGAAGAACCGGTGCAAGAGCCGCAGCGGGTCGAGGAACCTGTGGAAGAACCACCCGGTGAGGCGCCAGCTGAAGAACCGGTGCAAGAGCCGCAGCCGATCAaggcgccgacggaggaacctgcGCAGGAGCCGCCCGCAGCCAAAGAGCCCGTGCAAGGCCAGGAGCCGGCGGTGGAGCCTACAAAATCAGCAGTGCCAACAGCGAGCTCGGGTGGGACGACCGAGTCGGAAGAAAGTAGCAGCTCTGACGGTGACGGGAACCCAGACGGTGGCAGGAGAAATCGCGGCAGAGGTGGGTCAGggcggaggcggcggcgacggcgacgtGGCGGGTTCCGGATCGGCTTGGTAGTCGGCCCCGCGCTGATCCTGCTCGCGCTCGCGGTGGCCGCAGCCagacgacggcggcagcagcagcaaggccggtGAGCCGCCGGGAAGCCTTCGCAACGTGCATTCTGGGCACAGGAATGGCAAATGTGTTTTGTGTTGTGTGCCGTAGCTAATAGTGTTGCCGTGCGGCTTCGATCGCTAGCTACGCCTACGCCTGGTTGGGTTATCAAAAAATAAACCAAAGAAAACGCCAGGTAAATATCCCAGTGTAGCTGATAGTACGAAATGGAGTTTTCGTGTGGTTGTTACAGTTCACAATATGTTCTCGGATCTTAATAGATGTGTTGCTACAGAGTGAACATATTATTATGATAAGATATATTAAAATTAAAAAAATTATAATTTTCattttatacttttgttatcattaTTTAAAGTTAAAAAAATTACATAAGTCTTATAAATCGAACAAAATCTACCGTATACGTTAAAATGCAATGCTTATCAACCACTCAAGTAATCTACTCTTTTAACCTAAAGTAACCAAAATTAGGCAATGATTAGCAACCACCTTGTGTTAAGGTAGAAAAATAACAAGCAGCAATTTATAATACATGATATCATGTATTGCATCTGAGTACAAGCACGTATAGGTCCACCAAATAGGTTTGTTACAAAGGAAACAAAACAAAGAACTATACAATAAGATCAATCAATGTCCCCAATAACCCAATAACTTGTACTATTTGTACCACCCATTTCAAGCTTGATTTCACAATAGCAAAAAGAGAGAGCACAAGACGTCTCATTATGCCTAGAGCACCTTGTCTCTTAGGGCAGCACATCTTCGCTGCTCAATCTCGCCATGGGCAAAGTGACACtagtagtgaaagtcgcctagagggggtgaatagacgaatcctgtaaattataaactttgaacacgaacttcaaCCGGGGTTAGGATTATAAACAAATAATAATGAATATGGAGTGCGAAaaaagttcttcttgctatgagttgctcaatcaatgcgaatAACTTTGAGAGCTAACTCAAAGGTTTGTGAGCAaaagaacttttagagagagagaggagaggaagaaccaaatcgcgtaaagatcaacacaaatgaacacgacgatttgtttcccgaggttcggttccaatgaacctactccccattgaggaggtcacgaaggccgggtctttttcaaccctttccctctctcaatcggtcacctacaccgattgagtgcttcttaatctcaagggtcacaaaaaccccacaaggatcaccacacacttaggtgtctctcgctatctttacaagtcactagagagtttagaaggagatgaagaaagcacaaccaagcaacaagagcaacaaatgaaacataaatcactctctctcaagtcactaatcactaatgatcattaATCTTAATCGTGGCACTTGAGGAGATTGGAAGATTTTAATGTGTCTTGAAATtgattctttgctcttgtattgaatgtgtgagAGTGGAAGGCTTGGATACATTGAATGGagatggttgggggtatttataggtcccAACCACATTATAGTCGTTGGTTGTAGCTTTTTGTCGACGGTCGCACCGGACACGCCACTGTTTATTGTCCGATGCCTGCCACgtcagctgtcacacccggttttagaaggcaaaccaaatgcgaaccatgtacgtgccaggatcagcaattcacgtacacggcagttatataaccggacatcatcacacagtactcgaataataacataaaagatagtaatagttgattacatcatggtGTCCGAgatatccacatagtctttaacaataatcaaagtgcaaaaacgaaacgtagatgcacatggccttcacatgcagccgactaggggtttgccgctaacccacgcctagaactcatcgtactcttggaacttctggaagtcttcctccacggcttcatcttctcctgagcagtggttgcaacgtggacaacctggggggtttggtgtgtaaagcaagggtgagtacacatcaacatactcagcaatagtcccgtttggctgtagtggactagctctatgtggggttaagtccagcagttgcttttagttggtcaggttattattactagtggaGAGCCATgttttttagcattaacccaagttcttaatcCAGAAGTACCCTtttcaaacggaaagaataccagaaacattAATGTaaccataatcaaaaccatcatcctcatcatcacttgtaaaccaaccatctctgatcagagtatctctaatcaatggaactcccttggccgctcataaccgtgagcacggctgatatatcagtttcataacactatgcaaaggttgcacactttacccacaagccgtgattcccttttgcctcgggccgatcaaacccttaaacactaccaaggtgaacaggcagggtttcactatatagcctttacaaagattccctgaggctgtagccacctggtaggtttcctaaatgtaccacactcctccccaaggggcaatccaccctcggcagagcgagccgcatacaccgagccccattgacggcacgacggcgaagcgaactacacctcagttcctctaattattcagctaagggcgtcccataccaccctcatggtttcactgttttcccaggcggtcatccaacgaaccagtccttacggagaggcactcgagaaaccgctcgagtccacttaaatgccacaagtatatcatcataatcaaaagggaaaataatgtatcataaataatctcatcatgttcattgattagtgtgaagcactagcataaagctaaaccaaaataacccaacccaaataagtaaacGAGGACAAGatgaacaaagctagtcaatccttaggtataaattgtgtaaatgcggggagtgaattataaaatgaatagaacatagatgggtcaagggacacttgccttcaccaaccagctgttgCTTAGGGTCTTCTCTTGCGATCTCtttggactccgcaaccagaccgttatctatgtgagtgcaaacatacatccatgtccttgaatTAGggaataaacagtacaccatacaagaaagCAGATCAATTGAACATGCACATGACATATAGTTTGTATTTGCAATTACAAGAGAGAGAAAGGAATCGCAACGGCTAAAGCTATAGTCGAGAGATATTACGTGCATGCTTTGCGATTAATCATTATAACATTTAATTCCACCTAGCCAtacttgaaagttgcctagagggggtgaataggcaagttaaaacttttttcaacaaaactagaaacgaactgggtaaaattggttcaaccggtgtcaaaaccggttcaaccggtttgcacgagctcaactaaagaatgagatgtaaaactgaattgatctcgaaattcacccagttaactttggaaatgagattatctaaatgatccacagggttcaaggtagtagatctgagaagggcacttctcaaaatccacacaccaaaaagatataaacaaatctttcacggaatggtgagagaacgacgaacacaaacaaacacaatgagcaagaacacaagagacacaagatttatcccgaggttcggtcacaccaccaaggtgccctacttcctcgttgaggcgcccacaaagagtcgggtctctttcaaccctaatcctccctttgacgaccacaaaggtcaagcccacacactaatctttgctcaaacgagcgggtaatacaaactttcttgtggtcttccacaagatttggagactcacaagcgacacctagtcgtctaggagctagaagctccaagagtaatgaatccacaaagaactcgatgtagtaccaaagctcgaatgaagaagagcaagaaggatttagagatgaagcaccaaaatcgcagctcttcaatctcactcaaagatttctctccaaagatttgcaatgggagaggcaagaggtgtgtgagagagagtgggaggtgtttctcaggttagaaatggagtccaagtcgtgctcttctgtggggaagagaggtaggagtgagtatatataggtggggctccaaaactagccgttttttgacttttctgctcaaaaaccggttgaaccggtcccaaaa
This genomic window contains:
- the LOC109944847 gene encoding fibrous sheath CABYR-binding protein, with protein sequence MPLRQTRRAPAMDLLDFDLAVQVTCPPEPGEDFAFVTTETDAAFLVLAHLSGYAKDEIQVRIGEAGTEVAVACARKDAFTVEATAAGRLRVAHRQVVEGFRRVFDVPPGADVARITVGFEEDDGLLVVILPKLPRPDPLDDDDDDGRGDDDARLDVESASCVGTDSDSGVDVDEELDLGDEACSLELEHEDWVDVESESEPEPPPRDVAVETPVPVVTDVAVETPVPIVTGVAVETPVPVVTDVAVETLVPVVTDVAVETPVEVEEEDRDVPVETPVEVEAEPRVVDIECDVVFEPPAEPEPLVETPIEVLGPPHREPEPPADVPQPPVDIPCDVESKPEPAVVQEPEEPKPPPPAEEEPLTEEEPPVEAPTEEPVQEPQRVEEPVEEPPVEAPAEEPVQEPQPIEAPTEEPVQEPPFEEPVQEQPPVPVEAPTEEPVQEPQRVEEPVEEPPGEAPAEEPVQEPQPIKAPTEEPAQEPPAAKEPVQGQEPAVEPTKSAVPTASSGGTTESEESSSSDGDGNPDGGRRNRGRGGSGRRRRRRRRGGFRIGLVVGPALILLALAVAAARRRRQQQQGR